Within the Deinococcus ruber genome, the region ACAAGGCCGCCAGCATGGCCGCCATCCGCCACTGTCAGGGCAGCGTGGTCACGGCCCGCATGGAAGCAGTCGATTTTCACCTGCCGATTCGCCGGGGCGACGCGGTGGCGCTGGAAGCCGAGGTGGTGCATACCGGGCGCACCAGCATGCGCGTGAAGGTGGACGTGTACCGCGAAACGCTGGCAACCGGACAGCAGCAACTGGCGACCAGCGGCATGTTCGTCTTTGTGGCCGTGGACGAACACGGCAAGCCCCGGCCCATCGTGCGGCAGGACGGCACCTGATTTCCCCCAGGCCCACCTGAGCTGGCTTTCTCTTCCGAAGATGTTTCGGAAGCGATATGACGCGGCTGCGCTAGCCTGGGGGCATGGTTTCTCTTCTGCTCGCCTTCGATCTCGACGGCACCCTGATTCCCGAAGGCGGCCTGAC harbors:
- a CDS encoding acyl-CoA thioesterase, coding for MSDASTPGLSTPDAEPPILPAPRSSARMLELVFPKDLNGHGTAFGGFVLSLMDKAASMAAIRHCQGSVVTARMEAVDFHLPIRRGDAVALEAEVVHTGRTSMRVKVDVYRETLATGQQQLATSGMFVFVAVDEHGKPRPIVRQDGT